One window of the Pectinophora gossypiella unplaced genomic scaffold, ilPecGoss1.1 Pgos_58, whole genome shotgun sequence genome contains the following:
- the LOC126381515 gene encoding uncharacterized protein LOC126381515 — translation METEDIIESVDKSEDVVDCCAKIDSLQIDDAEKSELLPSPASTAHARRQRLKSISLDSDNAKIIEQNLGLPIAKQMKDQMNEAYKNQEVSTSYESMERFSKTPTNEKPIFKFDEDVKDKHQEPISPDLKKKSLRQSDTQSFLDMPRFSPKEFEITVTTEEGSTMAADVQTKRKGKPNLTIDLSIRDQELEKELLEFEKLYSNSEEKKVKTPTLKVKSTSLDSSETSNLSLPQKKALDVPQNSVSVPNTPKRQLKRILAQKSKDFTGGKLGFNSIQSNAERRLYMKGQDSGIFLRENHASLMLYQPGSSRMGSRTMGSFDENMTENPPEINISGTDNRSYAVEPGHTLGSNLFKQNLSVSSTNLKTLPEGVPSDNFEPSAEDEKITKKLHRRNSNQSLLLSTHSLQSSNCSLNSSGASCHNLTTVRTSFSNFSLNSDCRQKKLSLERRDSLINTEHLTPTTRVICTSNTNVSGESKNCLLQRRGSNNSLTLNIYSSNNLSRHSSNSSLNKEAKPLQKKGLLERRSSNTSLTLNINNSNPQLSVNRGLSISNYNLNGSTCNLSRYNSNLSIDNPTVEPRKGILERRSSNTSLTLNIQRQEPRDLEIDENLIEPNLKDLPHRDKHRKSLSTENLIPKSYKCRSRRPNEKGMSFGSHDNLWSNSYSEPEQEYPQNLTFVCGDQENEIIYAFGRQEDQNYQPGFVRNITTKPLSPQTTSEDFRLYLANMQHLQNATRLLTRQQLRDLSAIFQNGYTEVPCVSKEQPCCTIRKLDDISKDNPQMALPDPAMANPCTEYQKKLLRSVHQEFWEMPTNFQEKPIVSGSHPKNRYKTILPNEHSRVILKPDAGSATEGYINANYIKGHEYTKNSYIATQGPLQNTIYDFWLMVHQNTTDHRLQNPPEPDQPPGVQKIVMLTNLSENQRQKCEQYFPVGLNEEITFHSPEYTESASFFDDAELLRNSFTIKNVGMVKKCGYTIRKLQVKYSKRQKCEVTKRESEKVSEQSDDSDSDITVYHYWFDNWADHKCPKDVNALLNLSLDVLIGVSYDFVNSLDEVNELCPCESPKADLHFIYPPSESEEAKCKVNIPDIPVVTPLQFALDRCPPTIIHCSAGIGRTGCLIGILNGIKQLANEHKVDVLGIVCNMRLNRGGMVQNSEQYELIHKVLCLFERACLGL, via the exons TCGCGAAGCAGATGAAGGATCAAATGAACGAAGCGTACAAAAATCAGGAGGTCAGCACATCTTATGAGAGTATGGAACGGTTTTCCAAAACGCCTACGAACGAGAAAccgattttcaagtttgatgaAGACGTTAAAGACAAGCATCAAGAACCGATCTCGCCTGATCTGAAGAAGAAGAGTTTGCGGCAAAGTGATACTCAGTCCTTCCTAGACATGCCCAGGTTTTCGCCAAAAGAATTCGAAATTACCGTCACTACTGAAGAAGGTTCGACTATGGCTGCAGATGTTCAAACGAAACGAAAAGGCAAACCGAATCTGACGATAGACCTTTCAATCCGCGATCAGGAATTGGAGAAGGAACTTTTAGAATTCGAAAAGCTTTACTCAAATTCAGAAGAAAAGAAAGTTAAAACTCCTACTCTGAAAGTTAAATCGACTTCGTTAGACTCTTCTGAGACTAGCAACTTATCCCTCCCGCAGAAAAAGGCTCTGGACGTCCCACAGAATTCAGTATCAGTGCCGAACACTCCTAAGCGGCAGTTAAAACGCATCCTTGCTCAAAAATCTAAAGATTTCACAGGCGGAAAGTTAGGGTTCAACTCCATACAGAGTAACGCAGAACGTCGCCTTTACATGAAGGGTCAAGACAGTGGCATATTCTTGAGAGAGAACCATGCATCTCTGATGCTCTACCAGCCAGGATCATCAAGGATGGGCTCACGAACGATGGGATCTTTCGACGAAAACATGACCGAAAATCCACCAGAGATAAACATATCCGGGACAGATAACAGGAGCTATGCGGTTGAACCGGGACACACTTTGGGTTCTAACCTTTTTAAACAGAACCTTAGTGTTTCTAGTACTAATTTGAAGACTTTGCCAGAAGGCGTGCCCTCTGACAACTTCGAGCCAAGTGCGGAAGACGAGAAGATTACAAAGAAGTTACATAGAAGGAATTCTAACCAAAGTCTACTGCTAAGCACACACAGTTTACAAAGTTCAAACTGTTCGCTCAACAGTTCTGGAGCGTCCTGTCATAACCTAACCACAGTTAGAACCAGTTTTAGCAATTTCAGTCTCAACTCTGACTGTCGACAAAAGAAGCTATCATTGGAACGAAGGGATTCGTTAATAAATACGGAACATTTGACGCCAACAACTAGAGTCATTTGTACGTCAAATACTAACGTAAGTGGGGAGTCGAAGAACTGTCTTCTGCAACGTCGTGGCTCGAATAATAGTCTGACTTTGAATATATACTCTTCGAATAACCTGAGCAGACATTCTAGCAATAGCTCTTTGAATAAAGAAGCGAAACCTTTGCAAAAGAAGGGTTTGTTGGAACGCAGAAGTTCAAACACCAGTCTTACTCTAAACATAAACAATTCTAACCCCCAACTGTCTGTGAATCGGGGTTTGAGTATCTCCAACTACAACCTGAACGGATCGACTTGTAACTTGAGTAGATACAACAGCAACCTCAGCATCGACAACCCAACAGTCGAACCTAGAAAAGGTATTTTAGAACGACGCAGCTCCAACACTTCTTTAACCTTAAACATCCAAAGACAAGAACCGAGGGATTTGGAAATCGATGAAAACTTAATCGAACCGAACTTAAAAGACTTGCCGCATAGAGATAAGCATAGAAAATCATTAAGCACTGAGAACTTAATACCTAAGTCTTATAAATGCCGAAGTAGACGTCCGAATGAGAAAGGGATGAGTTTCGGATCTCACGACAACCTCTGGTCTAATTCGTATTCAGAGCCAGAACAAGAGTACCCACAAAATTTGACATTCGTTTGCGGCGATCAGGAGAATGAGATCATCTACGCATTCGGAAGGCAAGAAGACCAGAACTACCAGCCGGGTTTCGTCAGAAATATAACGACGAAGCCTCTCAGTCCTCAGACAACTTCAGAAGACTTCAGATTGTATTTGGCGAATATGCAACATCTCCAGAACGCAACAAGGTTGCTAACTAGACAGCAGCTCAGAGATTTGAGCGCGATTTTCCAGAATGGTTACACGGAGGTGCCTTGCGTGTCGAAGGAGCAACCATGCTGTACCATCAGGAAACTGGACGATATTTCGAAGGATAATCCTCAGATGGCTTTACCAGATCCGGCGATGGCGAATCCTTGCACGGAATACCAGAAGAAGCTGTTACGCAGTGTACATCAGGAGTTTTGGGAGATGCCGACCAATTTCCAAGAAAAGCCCATAGTGTCCGGGTCGCATCCTAAAAATAGATATAAGACCATACTCCCCAATGAACACTCGAGGGTCATTTTGAAGCCAGACGCGGGGTCAGCGACCGAAGGATATATTAATGCCAATTATATTAAG GGGCATGAGTACACGAAGAACAGTTACATCGCGACCCAGGGCCCGCTCCAGAACACGATCTACGATTTCTGGCTGATGGTTCATCAGAACACGACGGACCATCGCCTCCAGAACCCCCCGGAACCGGACCAGCCGCCAGGGGTGCAGAAAATCGTGATGCTCACCAACTTATCCGAAAACCAACGGCAAAAGTGCGAGCAGTATTTCCCTGTGGGACTGAACGAGGAGATTACCTTCCACAGTCCAGAGTACACAGAGTCTGCCAGTTTTTTCGACGACGCTGAGCTGTTGAGGAACAGCTTCACCATAAAAAATGTTGGTATGGTCAAAAAGTGCGGGTATACCATACGGAAATTACAAGTGAAGTACAGCAAGCGACAAAAGTGCGAAGTGACTAAAAGAGAAAGTGAAAAAGTGAGCGAGCAAAGTGATGACAGTGATAGTGACATAACAGTGTACCACTATTGGTTCGACAATTGGGCTGATCATAAGTGTCCTAAGGACGTGAATGCACTTTTGAATCTGAGTTTAGACGTCCTAATAGGCGTGTCGTATGACTTTGTCAACTCCTTGGACGAGGTTAATGAACTGTGCCCGTGTGAGAGTCCTAAAGCGGACTTACATTTCATTTACCCCCCTTCGGAATCCGAAGAGGCGAAGTGTAAGGTTAACATACCTGATATTCCTGTGGTAACGCCGTTGCAGTTCGCTCTAGACCGTTGTCCCCCTACGATTATCCACTGCTCAGCTGGTATAGGCCGGACTGGCTGCCTTATAGGCATTTTGAACGGCATAAAGCAACTGGCCAATGAGCACAAAGTTGACGTTTTGGGCATAGTTTGCAATATGCGACTCAATCGGGGCGGTATGGTACAGAATTCTGAACAGTACGAGTTAATACATAAGGTTCTTTGTCTATTTGAGCGGGCGTGCTTAGGGTTATAG